The Cytobacillus firmus genome segment CGAAGTAATCACCGGAACGGAGAAATGTACGGACATAAAGGTTTTTAAAAGTTGCATCCTGTTTAAATGGGATCCCTGAAAACAGCCAATCAAGCCACTTCCGTCTTTTTACGCGGTCTTTCAGCTTTGGAACATCTGTAAACATATTGGCCAGCCTGTAGAAGGATGTCATTCTTCTCTCTTCCTGATCAATCAAATATTCCCATTTCAGCCCTTTATCCCTGGATTTCATGGTAAAGAACAAATACAGCAGGATCAGCAGCACACCTGCTGCCAGCATAAAAATGGGGGAAGCACCGCTAAAAAGAAAATATAAAAACACAGCGTTAACAGCATAACGGACACATGCATCCAGTATGTGTACGCTTGTTTCGATATAATATTGTATCTTCCAACGTATCAGTAAATTGATCATTTTTAGAGTCAGCAGAATCAGCAGAAAGGGTAAAAACACTTTAAAATTGCCATCATTCACCGCTGCATACAAGGGCAATGAAACTCCCAGCCCCATAACAAGGAGATATGAATGTACAAAAAAGCTGACTGCCATCGAACGTCTGAAATAACCTGAAAGCCTGTCTTCAAGCGGCAGCAGAAAAATTTTATCTGCTTCAGAAAAAAATGTATAAATCGGGCTGTATGTAACCAGGAGAGCTAAGATGATTGCTATAACCGCAGCAGCAGGAAAATCACCGGGCAGGGTTTTTATCCACTCCTGATAATAAAAAGCTGCAGTTCCCAGAAGAAACACCATGACAATGACAATATGGCCATTAAAGATATAACGGAGATAGCGGGAAAGCTCTTTGACTGTCCTCCCGAATCTCTCCTTCCATAATTGTTTTTCATCAAACATAATCTTCTTCCTTTGTGAGCTGGATATATAAATCATCTAGGGTTGCTCCCGGCATTGCAAATTGCTGCTGCAGCTCCGCTAAAGTTCCCTTCGCCCTTACTTTGCCTTCATGTAAAATCACAAAACGATCACAATACCTTTCAGCCGTCGCCAGAATATGGGTGGACATAAGAATACCGGCACCGCTCTCTTTCATTTTCTTCATCAAATCGAGAAGTGACTGGATGCCAAGCGGGTCCAGACCTACAAATGGTTCATCAACAATGTATAATGACGGCTGCACCAAAAAAGCGCACATGATCATTACTTTCTGCTTCATCCCTTTAGAAAAATGAGCTGGAAACCATTTCAGCCTTTTTTCCATTCTGAATTCCTTCAGCAGTGTTTCTACTCTTTGTTTATACTCTGTTTCAGGCAGACCGTATGCCATGGCTGTAATACGCAAATGCTCTTCGAGTGTCAGTTCATCATACAAAATCGGGGTTTCCGGAACAAAAGTGAATTGCTTGCGATATCCTTCCTTATCCTTAAGGAATTGCATGCCATTAATCGATATTTCGCCCTCCTTCGGTTCCATTAAGCCAATTACATATTTGATGGTCGTACTTTTTCCGGCTCCATTAAGGCCAATCAGGCCGACGATTTCATTTTCACCCACTTCAAAGGAGACATCCTTTAAGACCGGGTTTCTCGTATAGCCGCCGGTAACGTTTTTAATTTCAAGCAGCGCCATTCTCAACGTCCTTCCTACTATGTATAAGTCCATTGTAAAAAAAGCCAAAGTAAATTGTCCAGTTTGGGCAAAATTCCTGTATATAAATTTCGGGGCGGGACATTCTAATCTATGAAGGGGAAACAAATCATTTGAACATCATTCAGATGATCAAAACTTGAAATGAGGTGTCTGTCGCAGACAGTTTCCTTTCAGTATAAGCTTCAAACGTTCCTAATAAGGGGATGGTTGCATTGCACATGAAACCTGATGATCTTAAACACTTGATCGCTTTACCCGAAAGTGGTCACTAAGTCATTTTTTAAATGAGGTGTTTGTTAAAGACTATCATCCATGCTTTATACGCCTGTAAAAGCTTATAAAGAAAATAAGGGGATGGTCCGATTGAACAAAGATCGATTTTCTCTAGATATGAACACAATTCATTCATAAATGAGGTGTTTGTTAAAGAGAATTTACCTGAAGTAGAAACGTACCAATAGAAGCTTCCCCTTCACGAAGGCAGGATTCCAAGCGGATCCTGCCTTTTATTTTATGGATAATACTATCCATCCACTTTTGCTTTTTTGTTTTTTGGAGGATATGGTAGAATTGTGAAAAAGAAATTTGGTTAGGAGCTGACATAATGAACGATTGTATTTTCTGTAAAATAATCAATGGCGAGATTCCTTCAGCCAAAGTTTTTGAAAATGACCATGTGATGGCATTTCTGGATATAAGCCAGGTCACAAAAGGGCATACACTTGTCATTCCGAAAGTACATAAAGAAAACTTGTATGAGATGGATGCTGAAACAGCCCGGAACTATTTCGAAGCTGTGCCGGAGATTGCCAGAGCCATCAAGGCCGAATTCGATCCAATTGGCCTGAATTTAATTAATAACAACGGTGAACACGCCGGGCAGACCGTTTTCCATTTCCACTCCCATCTTATTCCCCGTTATGGTGATGGAGATGGCTTAGGGGTTGTGTGGAAATCACATCAATCTGATTACTCAGCAACAGATCTCAAGGAAATCTCTGATGCCATAAAAAAACATCTGTAACCCTTTGATCCTCCTGTTTCTGCAGGGAGGATTTTTTTCTCCAATTTTTCAAAATGTTCATTTTTTTCTCTGTACAAATCAATATAATTTGTTAACATATTAACTATCTTTATTTCTTCACAGCGTTATAGTGAATTGATTTTATATTTGGAGGGAGAAAAATGTACCGTGCTCTAAATTTTAATGCAGGCCCCGCAGCCCTGCCGGAAGAGGTATTAAAAGAAGCGGAAAAAAGTTTGCTGAACTTCGGCAATACAGGAATGGGCATTATGGAGCTGAGCCATAGAAGCAAGGAATATCAGGCAGTACATGATCAGGCAATCACACGCTTAAGAAGGCTGCTGGCCATCCCGGATGACTTTGAAGTGCTATTTATTCAGGGCGGGGCCAGTCTCCAGTTTTCCATGGTGCCGATGAATCTGCTGGGAAAAGACCAGGCAGCCCATTATGTTCTTAGTGGTTCATGGTCAGAAAAGGCTATAAAAGAAGCAGATAAAATCGGCGAAACTGTCATTTCTGCCTCCAGCAAGGATCATAAATACAGCTTTATCCCCGAATTTAGTCAAGATGATATGCCGGACAATGCTGCCTATCTTCATATTACAAGCAACAATACAATTTACGGCACACAATGGCAAAGCTTTCCTTCAAATAAAAAAACACCCGTAGTGGCAGATATGTCAAGCGATATTTTAAGCCGTCCATTGAAAGTAGATCAATTTGATTTGGTCTATGCCGGTGCCCAGAAAAATCTCGGCCCTTCCGGTGTAACAGTAGTCATTATCCGAAAAGAACTATTAAAAAGATCTTCTGAAACGCTCCCTGTAATGCTGAATTACAATACATTTGCCAATAACAACTCTTTATATAACACACCTCCTACTCTTTCAATCTATTTACTGTCACTTGTGCTTCAGTGGGCAGAGCAGATAGGCGGCCTTCAGCAGATTGAAAAGGCCAATGAGAGGAAGGCAAAAATGCTCTATGATGTTATTGATGAAAGTGAAGGCTTTTACATAGGACATGCCCAAAAAAACAGCAGGTCCCGTATGAATGTCACTTTTAATCTTCATAGCGAGGACCTCTCCAGGGAATTTCAGAAACAGGCAAAAGAAGCAGGATTCGTCGGGCTTGGGGGGCACCGTTCTATTGGCGGCTGCCGCGCATCCATTTACAATGCTGTGCCAGAGCACCATGTTGAAAAGCTGGCCGCCTTTATGAAAGCTTTTAAAAATAATAATTAAAAAATATAGCACCTTTGAATTCCAGTGATATATGTTATAATGAGTTAA includes the following:
- a CDS encoding ABC transporter permease; this encodes MFDEKQLWKERFGRTVKELSRYLRYIFNGHIVIVMVFLLGTAAFYYQEWIKTLPGDFPAAAVIAIILALLVTYSPIYTFFSEADKIFLLPLEDRLSGYFRRSMAVSFFVHSYLLVMGLGVSLPLYAAVNDGNFKVFLPFLLILLTLKMINLLIRWKIQYYIETSVHILDACVRYAVNAVFLYFLFSGASPIFMLAAGVLLILLYLFFTMKSRDKGLKWEYLIDQEERRMTSFYRLANMFTDVPKLKDRVKRRKWLDWLFSGIPFKQDATFKNLYVRTFLRSGDYFGLFIRLTIIGAGAIYLISYGMGQILLVPLFMYLTGFQLLPLWNHHQDKLWVNLYPVKGNIQEKSFKQLLTGILYVQAFFLSLAVLANGGWLASLLALAVGVLFAYVYTHIYIQKRLSGSRA
- a CDS encoding ABC transporter ATP-binding protein — encoded protein: MALLEIKNVTGGYTRNPVLKDVSFEVGENEIVGLIGLNGAGKSTTIKYVIGLMEPKEGEISINGMQFLKDKEGYRKQFTFVPETPILYDELTLEEHLRITAMAYGLPETEYKQRVETLLKEFRMEKRLKWFPAHFSKGMKQKVMIMCAFLVQPSLYIVDEPFVGLDPLGIQSLLDLMKKMKESGAGILMSTHILATAERYCDRFVILHEGKVRAKGTLAELQQQFAMPGATLDDLYIQLTKEEDYV
- a CDS encoding HIT family protein, with protein sequence MNDCIFCKIINGEIPSAKVFENDHVMAFLDISQVTKGHTLVIPKVHKENLYEMDAETARNYFEAVPEIARAIKAEFDPIGLNLINNNGEHAGQTVFHFHSHLIPRYGDGDGLGVVWKSHQSDYSATDLKEISDAIKKHL
- the serC gene encoding 3-phosphoserine/phosphohydroxythreonine transaminase, translated to MYRALNFNAGPAALPEEVLKEAEKSLLNFGNTGMGIMELSHRSKEYQAVHDQAITRLRRLLAIPDDFEVLFIQGGASLQFSMVPMNLLGKDQAAHYVLSGSWSEKAIKEADKIGETVISASSKDHKYSFIPEFSQDDMPDNAAYLHITSNNTIYGTQWQSFPSNKKTPVVADMSSDILSRPLKVDQFDLVYAGAQKNLGPSGVTVVIIRKELLKRSSETLPVMLNYNTFANNNSLYNTPPTLSIYLLSLVLQWAEQIGGLQQIEKANERKAKMLYDVIDESEGFYIGHAQKNSRSRMNVTFNLHSEDLSREFQKQAKEAGFVGLGGHRSIGGCRASIYNAVPEHHVEKLAAFMKAFKNNN